GTAATGATTCAAACAACAAAAATAGACACGACTATCTAATTTTAAAGAAATTGAGTTCTTTCAACCGATTAGTCCCTTATCCCCAAAAATAAAAAATCCCGCCAAGGCAGGATTTTCCATCTATTTTACTAAACTATAATTATCTATTTCTTAGAAAGAAGCACCAGTAGCAGCTACTGATCCTGATTTCAAAATAAAGTTTGGCGCTGTTAAACTATATGGATTAACCAAAAGATTTTTAGCTGCTGCATCGTCCAAGAATGTATTATTATTTGTAGTCAAATACGTTTTCAATAAATCAACAGTCGCAAATGAAGGTACTGTACCATCGGCTATAACGTCTCTACCTGCCGTAAATGATTGGTAAATGTTGTTTTTGATCAAAGATGTTTTATCTGTCAAAGCATCACCAGTTTCTTTATCGCGTATATCGATACCATAACGCATGTTGATAAAGATAGAGTTAGCAAGGATCATCTTACTTCCTCTTCTCCACAAATTTGCGTACTCATGTTTTGGATCAACCTCTGTATTACCAGGTCCAACCAATGTCATATTTGATATAACAGGACGTGTTCTTGGAGAAGAATCAAATACTTTTTCCGAATTATCAGATTCAATACCATTTGATTGACCAGCTTGATCCGCTAATTTCGGATCTCTAAGACCTACTAAGAATTGAAGTTTTCCTGAGTAACCATTATCGAAATCGAAAACATCATCGATGTTTGCAGTAGAGACAAGGTGCTTAGCATTTACTGTACCACCAAACCACTCAAAAGAATCATCACCAGAATAAGCAACTTGAACGTATTCAACAGTTGTTTTAGAACCAACTGATCCAAATGTAACACCGTTTATCTCGTTGTTTGTTGTATAAGCAATACCTGGGAACTCAACACGTACATATTTAAGAACTCCTGAGTTATCATCAGCAATAGTTCCACCATGATTTCCGTATGGAGCTGTTAAACCGCCTTCAATAAGACCTGTTCCACCTGGGATATTATTAGGTGCCTTACCTAAGATAATAATTCCACCCCAATCACCTGGAGCTCTTGTACCAGCGGGTTGGTTTGAAGTAAATACAATTGGCTTAGCAGCAGTTCCTTCTGCATTGATTTTACCGCCCATTGTAACAACCAATGTTGCTTTAGTATTTTTATCTCCTCTAATTACTGTTCCAGCTGGAATCGTTAATGTAACACCACTTTTAATGTAAACAAAACCTTTTAACAAGTATGTTTTTGAAGCATCTAAAGTTTTATCTGCAGTTATTTCACCGGAAAGTTCCTCTGTAGCAGCAGAATATGCAGTTTTATTTGGTTCGTAATTAACCCATCCTGATGTCCAGTCAGTAGAACCAAATGCACCTTTGTAAGCTACTTTCTCAAAGAAAGAATCAGCAAGCGATTCATTTGAATCACCCGGGGTAACAGGAGGTTCAATTACCGAAGGATCACTCTTACTACAGCTTGCAAATGCAGTTAAACCTGCCGCTAAAACAGCTAAAAGATTTAAGTTTAAATTCGTTTTCATTTTCATGTTTTATTTATACAAAAAGAATAATTTAATTTAACGATACAATTAACTCTATGTTAAGTATTTATGAATTAACAACAGACTACCAAAATTTATAAGAGAGTGTAAGAGACACAGTAGATCCATATTTCTCAGCTCTATTGATATTATCTGTGTTTTTATTGAATGCTGCGTTTGGATCAGAACCTTTTGGTTTTTGATAGAAATAAGCTTTATTATTTAAAATATCACTATAATTCAATTTCACTTCGGCTCTGGAGTTCGCAAATTTTTGCGCCAACTGTAAATCAAGAATATTTCTAGAATATTCGTAAATATCTGGATCTTCAGCATTACCAATTGCCCATATTCTTGGTCCAACTCTATTATACAAGAGTGTAATCGCTGTCGTATTTGGATTTTTGGTCGTATACGATAATCCCGCATTGATTAGATAAGGTGATTGTCCTTGTAGTTTTCTTTTACCTGTTGAGTTCACAGTAGTTGGAACAATAACTTTCGAATAAATGTATGATCCATTCGCGTTGATGACAAAATTGTCCAATCGCTCATCAATGAATTTCAGGTTCTTTCTTACTTCTGCTT
The DNA window shown above is from Sphingobacterium thalpophilum and carries:
- a CDS encoding T9SS C-terminal target domain-containing protein, which gives rise to MKTNLNLNLLAVLAAGLTAFASCSKSDPSVIEPPVTPGDSNESLADSFFEKVAYKGAFGSTDWTSGWVNYEPNKTAYSAATEELSGEITADKTLDASKTYLLKGFVYIKSGVTLTIPAGTVIRGDKNTKATLVVTMGGKINAEGTAAKPIVFTSNQPAGTRAPGDWGGIIILGKAPNNIPGGTGLIEGGLTAPYGNHGGTIADDNSGVLKYVRVEFPGIAYTTNNEINGVTFGSVGSKTTVEYVQVAYSGDDSFEWFGGTVNAKHLVSTANIDDVFDFDNGYSGKLQFLVGLRDPKLADQAGQSNGIESDNSEKVFDSSPRTRPVISNMTLVGPGNTEVDPKHEYANLWRRGSKMILANSIFINMRYGIDIRDKETGDALTDKTSLIKNNIYQSFTAGRDVIADGTVPSFATVDLLKTYLTTNNNTFLDDAAAKNLLVNPYSLTAPNFILKSGSVAATGASF